From Chryseobacterium salivictor, a single genomic window includes:
- the pepE gene encoding dipeptidase PepE, whose amino-acid sequence MNILLASTSTLFGGNYLEYIKSEIAELFTGIDEIVFIPFARPGGISHDEYTEIAKKFFAELNIKVKGLHEFENQIAAVNEAKGFFAGGGNTFLLVKTLHEKNLMQAVKENVESGKPYLGTSAGSNIGGLNMKTTNDMPIVYPPSFECMGLVPFNINPHYLDPNLDLKHNGETRETRLKEFLTQNNTKVIGLREGNWIRRIGNRITVEGNEMTRIFEKDKEPYEIESGSEL is encoded by the coding sequence ATGAATATCCTGCTGGCATCGACTTCTACGCTCTTTGGTGGAAATTATCTGGAATACATTAAGTCAGAAATTGCGGAACTTTTTACGGGGATTGATGAAATTGTTTTTATTCCGTTTGCAAGACCAGGCGGGATTTCACATGATGAGTATACCGAGATTGCGAAAAAGTTTTTTGCAGAGCTTAATATAAAAGTGAAAGGGCTGCATGAATTTGAAAATCAAATTGCGGCGGTGAATGAAGCTAAAGGATTTTTTGCCGGCGGCGGAAATACTTTTTTATTGGTAAAAACTTTGCATGAAAAGAATTTGATGCAGGCGGTAAAAGAAAATGTAGAAAGCGGAAAACCTTATTTGGGAACAAGTGCCGGATCGAATATTGGCGGCCTCAATATGAAAACGACAAACGATATGCCCATTGTTTATCCTCCAAGTTTTGAATGCATGGGTTTGGTTCCTTTTAATATAAATCCTCATTATCTGGATCCGAATCTGGATTTGAAACATAATGGCGAAACCCGCGAAACCCGGCTCAAAGAATTTTTAACTCAAAATAATACCAAAGTCATCGGTCTCCGGGAAGGAAACTGGATTCGAAGGATTGGGAACCGGATTACCGTTGAAGGAAATGAAATGACCAGGATTTTTGAAAAAGATAAAGAACCGTACGAAATTGAATCCGGATCTGAACTGTAA
- the pheA gene encoding prephenate dehydratase produces the protein MKIAFLGPHASFTQLACSQIFPEKLLIPQSSILDCFNAVINGEVDKAVVPLENSIEGTVSMTLDYLYDFDGIYIETEVIMPIAHQMMIHPENENFETIISHPQALAQTFHFRHDHFKNMETRDFSSTSAAAKLVAENPQEKWAAIANSYAAKLYGLKILHSNIQDFEQNHTKFIVISKKEDLLQLGLPKTSEKTSLLITLPEDHAGGLHQVLSVFAWRQMNLSKIESRTLKTGLGNYFFFMNIANEWHPVLSKNALEELESIGATVKFLGHYNEYLLES, from the coding sequence ATGAAAATCGCATTCCTTGGTCCGCACGCAAGTTTTACACAGCTGGCATGTTCTCAAATTTTTCCCGAAAAATTACTAATTCCGCAATCCAGTATTTTAGACTGCTTCAATGCGGTGATCAATGGCGAAGTCGATAAAGCGGTCGTTCCTTTAGAAAACTCGATTGAAGGAACGGTTTCGATGACCTTGGATTATCTCTATGATTTCGATGGAATTTATATAGAAACAGAAGTCATCATGCCAATTGCCCATCAAATGATGATTCATCCTGAAAACGAGAATTTTGAAACCATCATTTCTCATCCTCAGGCGTTGGCTCAGACTTTTCATTTCCGCCATGACCATTTTAAAAATATGGAAACCCGTGATTTCAGTTCTACTTCAGCAGCGGCAAAATTGGTCGCAGAAAATCCTCAGGAAAAATGGGCAGCAATTGCGAATTCTTATGCGGCGAAATTATACGGTTTAAAAATTCTCCATTCCAACATTCAGGATTTCGAACAGAATCATACCAAGTTTATCGTAATTTCAAAAAAAGAAGACTTGCTCCAACTTGGTTTACCCAAAACTTCCGAGAAAACTTCTTTATTAATAACACTTCCCGAAGATCATGCCGGCGGATTGCATCAAGTGCTTTCTGTTTTCGCCTGGCGACAAATGAACCTTTCAAAAATTGAAAGCCGAACATTGAAAACGGGTCTTGGGAATTATTTTTTCTTCATGAATATCGCCAATGAATGGCATCCTGTTTTATCAAAAAATGCATTGGAAGAACTAGAATCAATCGGGGCAACCGTGAAATTTCTGGGACATTACAATGAATATCTGCTTGAAAGCTAA
- a CDS encoding replication-associated recombination protein A — MNSNSPLAEKLRPKTLDQVLGQEHLTGKNGPIRKMLENDTLNSLIFWGPPGTGKTTLAEIISETSGRKFYKLSAVSSGVKDIREIIDEAKKQNLFSGKSPILFIDEIHRFNKSQQDSLLHAVEKGWVVLMGATTENPSFEVVSALLSRSQVYILKALGYEKLEELIDISLHKYNQDSHTDFIIKDNEALIQYSGGDARKLINAVENVLNQFKNSEKKEIDNEDVLSVLQETMALYDKNGEQHYDIISAFIKSMRGSDPNGAVYWLARMLVGGEDIKFIARRMLILASEDIGLANPNALVMANNCFQAINVIGNPEARIILSQTAVYLAVSPKSNSTYVAINDAISMVKKTGNLPVPLHLRNAPTKLMKDLDYGKDYGYAHSYEGNFIDLEFLPEELKGSSFYKPGNNSTENKIADQLKKKWKDKY; from the coding sequence TTGAACTCTAATTCTCCACTTGCCGAAAAACTGCGACCAAAAACTTTAGATCAGGTTTTGGGGCAGGAGCATTTGACCGGAAAAAACGGACCGATTCGTAAAATGTTGGAGAATGACACTTTGAATTCTCTCATCTTTTGGGGACCGCCAGGAACGGGTAAAACAACTTTAGCAGAAATTATTTCCGAAACCTCGGGTCGGAAATTTTATAAGCTTTCAGCGGTTTCAAGTGGGGTGAAAGATATTCGGGAAATCATCGATGAAGCCAAAAAGCAGAATCTTTTTTCAGGAAAATCACCGATTCTGTTCATTGATGAAATTCACAGGTTCAACAAATCGCAACAGGATTCTCTGCTTCACGCTGTGGAAAAAGGGTGGGTGGTTTTGATGGGCGCGACAACTGAAAATCCGAGTTTTGAAGTGGTTTCAGCTTTGCTTTCCCGGTCGCAGGTTTATATTTTAAAAGCATTAGGATATGAGAAATTAGAAGAGCTCATCGATATTTCTTTGCACAAATACAACCAGGATTCCCATACCGATTTCATTATTAAAGATAACGAAGCGCTCATTCAATATTCCGGTGGTGATGCCAGAAAGTTGATTAATGCCGTGGAAAATGTGCTCAATCAATTCAAAAACTCTGAGAAGAAAGAAATTGACAATGAAGATGTCCTTTCGGTTTTACAGGAAACCATGGCGCTTTATGATAAAAATGGGGAGCAACACTACGACATTATTTCTGCGTTCATTAAATCGATGCGCGGCTCTGACCCGAATGGCGCGGTGTACTGGTTGGCGAGAATGTTGGTGGGGGGAGAAGATATCAAATTCATTGCCCGAAGAATGTTGATTTTGGCTTCAGAAGATATCGGTCTGGCAAATCCAAATGCCTTGGTGATGGCTAACAATTGTTTTCAGGCAATCAATGTGATCGGAAATCCCGAGGCCAGAATAATTTTGAGTCAAACTGCAGTTTATCTGGCGGTTTCGCCAAAAAGCAATTCAACTTATGTTGCCATCAATGATGCGATTTCTATGGTTAAAAAAACCGGGAACCTTCCCGTTCCCTTGCATTTAAGAAACGCTCCGACGAAATTAATGAAAGATTTGGACTACGGAAAAGATTATGGTTACGCCCATTCTTACGAAGGTAATTTTATCGATCTGGAATTTCTCCCTGAAGAATTAAAAGGATCGTCATTTTACAAACCCGGAAATAATTCCACCGAAAATAAAATTGCTGACCAGCTCAAAAAGAAATGGAAAGATAAGTATTGA
- the yidD gene encoding membrane protein insertion efficiency factor YidD has product MFNKIITFPLVVLIKIYQWFISPLLPKNCRYEPTCSHYMVEALKVHGPVKGLWLGTKRIARCHPWGGEGHDPVPPKCKH; this is encoded by the coding sequence ATGTTCAACAAAATCATCACATTTCCTTTGGTTGTCCTGATAAAAATTTATCAGTGGTTCATCTCTCCGTTATTGCCAAAAAACTGTCGTTACGAACCCACCTGCTCTCACTATATGGTAGAAGCGCTGAAAGTTCACGGCCCGGTTAAAGGCTTATGGTTAGGCACAAAAAGGATTGCAAGATGTCACCCTTGGGGCGGAGAAGGTCATGATCCTGTTCCACCAAAATGCAAACATTAA
- the lgt gene encoding prolipoprotein diacylglyceryl transferase, with amino-acid sequence MLTFLYSTWDPSTGIPLGPVTLHYYSLMFILAFGLGYMLMTKIYKIDNVNLKYVEPLFTWTLIGTILGARLGHVIFYQPELFKQDFWSVFLPIRTKPHLEFTGFSGLASHGATIALIFTTLYYSIKIIKKNPFWVYDRIGIPVALGGAFVRMGNFFNSEIIGKPAPENSPFAILFPQQSSEYGAIVPRYPTQLFEAAGYFLLFILLWILYRYTRKKYHQGWLFGLFFILLWAIRFFVEFLKEPQGDEFIHIAGLNTGQVLSIPFMIAGFVIMWYSKNNVITEEQNEKPE; translated from the coding sequence ATGCTGACTTTTTTATACTCGACCTGGGATCCGTCCACAGGAATTCCTTTAGGGCCGGTGACCCTTCATTACTACAGTTTAATGTTTATTTTGGCTTTTGGTTTAGGCTATATGCTGATGACCAAAATCTACAAGATCGACAATGTCAACCTAAAATATGTAGAACCTCTTTTCACCTGGACTTTAATCGGAACCATATTGGGAGCAAGATTGGGACATGTTATTTTTTATCAGCCTGAACTTTTTAAACAAGATTTCTGGTCGGTTTTTTTACCGATCCGTACAAAACCTCATCTTGAATTTACCGGATTTTCCGGATTGGCAAGTCATGGAGCGACCATCGCTTTGATTTTCACAACGTTATATTACAGTATTAAAATCATCAAAAAGAACCCTTTCTGGGTGTATGATAGAATCGGGATTCCTGTTGCTCTGGGCGGTGCTTTCGTAAGAATGGGAAATTTTTTCAATTCTGAAATCATCGGAAAACCGGCACCGGAAAACTCACCGTTCGCCATTTTGTTCCCACAGCAAAGTTCTGAATACGGAGCGATTGTTCCTCGGTATCCAACGCAACTGTTTGAAGCAGCCGGCTATTTCCTGCTTTTCATCTTATTGTGGATTTTATACCGGTACACCAGAAAAAAATACCATCAAGGTTGGCTTTTTGGACTTTTCTTTATTCTCCTTTGGGCCATTCGCTTTTTCGTAGAATTTCTGAAAGAACCTCAAGGTGACGAATTTATTCACATCGCCGGATTAAATACGGGACAGGTGCTTTCAATTCCATTTATGATCGCTGGTTTCGTGATTATGTGGTATTCGAAAAACAATGTGATTACCGAAGAACAGAATGAAAAACCGGAATAG
- a CDS encoding NAD(P)H-hydrate dehydratase — MKIFSAPQIKKWDSFSIENQRISSLQLMERAAQSCVKWFLENFESKSSFAVFCGFGNNGGDGFAIARLLYSKGFDVTVFTGKNEKFSEDALINFQRCSDISGIEILDFEKVGSFVFKDNSVLIDALFGIGLNRNVEGEIAGLIEFLNKLPFPGISIDIPSGLMADEMISENAVVFKADETLTFQTWKKSMLHPETGIFCGNIHLMDIFLSDEFTSQEETDDFVIGEKLIHKVYKMRNEFSHKGTYGKTTIAAGSFGKIGASVLATKAALKSGSGLTFTLAPKCGYEILQTNCPEAMFIDGGENKVVNFDFEENSVIGIGPGLGTDSDTQISFLNFLVRISKPLVIDADALNILSKNPDAIKLIPKNSIITPHPKEFERLFGKTENSFERLKLARQKAKDLQIYIVLKDHHTQIITPENKVYYNITGNSGMAKGGSGDALLGIITSLLAQNYTPENAAVFGVWLHGKAGDFAAEKFSKEAMLASDLIAEIGTVFNYLN, encoded by the coding sequence ATGAAAATTTTTTCAGCCCCACAAATCAAAAAATGGGATTCGTTCAGCATTGAGAATCAAAGAATCTCTTCTCTGCAATTAATGGAAAGAGCGGCGCAGTCTTGTGTGAAATGGTTTCTCGAGAATTTTGAAAGTAAGAGTTCGTTCGCGGTTTTTTGCGGCTTCGGAAATAATGGCGGCGATGGTTTTGCGATTGCGAGATTATTGTATAGCAAAGGTTTTGATGTTACTGTTTTTACCGGAAAGAATGAAAAGTTTTCGGAAGATGCTTTGATTAATTTTCAACGGTGCAGTGATATTTCAGGAATTGAAATTCTGGATTTCGAAAAGGTCGGCAGTTTTGTCTTTAAAGACAATTCGGTCCTCATCGATGCGCTTTTCGGAATCGGGCTCAATCGAAATGTCGAAGGAGAAATCGCCGGTTTGATTGAGTTTTTAAATAAACTGCCTTTCCCCGGTATTTCAATCGATATTCCTTCCGGTTTAATGGCTGATGAAATGATCAGTGAAAATGCAGTTGTTTTTAAAGCAGATGAAACTTTGACATTTCAAACCTGGAAGAAATCAATGCTGCATCCGGAAACCGGAATTTTCTGTGGGAACATTCACCTGATGGATATTTTTTTGAGCGACGAGTTTACTTCTCAAGAAGAAACGGATGATTTTGTCATTGGCGAGAAATTGATTCACAAAGTTTATAAAATGAGAAATGAATTTTCGCATAAAGGAACTTACGGAAAAACAACCATCGCAGCGGGAAGTTTCGGCAAGATAGGAGCGTCCGTTTTAGCCACCAAAGCCGCCCTGAAATCGGGAAGTGGATTAACCTTTACACTGGCGCCAAAATGCGGTTATGAAATCCTGCAAACTAATTGCCCGGAAGCAATGTTTATTGATGGAGGTGAAAATAAGGTTGTTAATTTTGATTTTGAAGAAAATTCTGTAATCGGAATCGGTCCGGGTTTAGGAACTGATTCTGATACGCAAATTTCTTTTTTAAATTTTTTAGTTCGTATTTCAAAGCCCTTGGTTATCGATGCAGATGCTTTAAATATACTATCTAAAAATCCGGATGCCATAAAATTGATTCCTAAAAACTCAATTATCACTCCACATCCAAAAGAATTCGAGCGCCTTTTCGGAAAGACTGAAAACTCATTTGAACGGTTGAAACTTGCCCGACAGAAAGCAAAGGACCTGCAAATCTATATTGTGCTGAAAGATCATCATACTCAAATAATTACCCCAGAAAATAAAGTGTACTATAATATAACCGGCAATTCGGGCATGGCAAAAGGCGGAAGCGGTGATGCCCTGCTGGGGATTATCACTTCTCTTTTAGCTCAAAATTACACACCGGAAAATGCGGCGGTTTTTGGAGTTTGGCTTCACGGTAAAGCCGGTGATTTTGCTGCGGAAAAATTTTCAAAAGAAGCAATGCTGGCTTCAGATTTAATTGCGGAAATCGGAACGGTGTTTAACTATCTCAATTGA
- the mscL gene encoding large conductance mechanosensitive channel protein MscL: protein MGMVQEFKEFAFKGNVLDLAVAVIIGAAFGKIVSSLVEDVITPLLLNPALKAAGAENISKLAWNGVTYGNFLSAVISFLCIAIVLFLIIKGANKMQKPAPATAPAGPTQEQLLAEIRDLLKNK from the coding sequence ATGGGAATGGTTCAGGAATTTAAAGAGTTTGCATTTAAAGGAAATGTATTAGATCTGGCAGTCGCAGTAATTATCGGAGCTGCTTTTGGGAAAATTGTTTCTTCATTGGTTGAAGATGTAATTACGCCCTTGTTACTGAATCCCGCACTGAAAGCGGCTGGCGCAGAAAATATTTCAAAACTGGCTTGGAATGGCGTTACTTACGGAAATTTCCTGTCGGCGGTCATCAGTTTTTTATGTATTGCAATTGTTTTGTTCCTGATCATTAAAGGCGCCAACAAAATGCAAAAACCGGCTCCGGCAACAGCTCCAGCCGGCCCTACTCAAGAACAGTTACTTGCAGAAATCAGAGATTTGCTAAAAAATAAATAA
- a CDS encoding D-2-hydroxyacid dehydrogenase — protein sequence MKILANDGLDQSGIDALTEKGFEVIVSKVPQEFLADFINAHEIRTLLVRSATTVRKELIDACPSLDIIGRGGVGMDNIDVDYARSKNIHVINTPAASSASVAELVFAHLFSGARFLQDSNRKMPLVGDTQFNQLKKSYGKGIELRGKTIGIVGMGRIGQEVARIALGLGMRVVAADNNIGRASIKVKFYNNQFINVDIETEPLEDVLKHADFLTLHVPAQKGGSMIGVEEINKMKDGAVIVNCSRGGVVDEHALIGALNSGKIAFAGLDVFTNEPTPSKEILNHPKISLSPHTGASTVEAQDRIGLSLAEQICSILQTY from the coding sequence ATGAAGATATTAGCAAATGACGGTTTGGATCAGTCAGGAATTGATGCCCTGACAGAAAAAGGTTTTGAAGTAATTGTCTCTAAAGTTCCACAGGAATTTTTAGCAGATTTTATCAATGCGCATGAGATCAGAACCTTGTTGGTCCGCAGTGCAACCACAGTTAGAAAAGAATTAATTGATGCGTGCCCAAGCCTGGATATCATTGGTCGCGGTGGTGTCGGTATGGATAATATCGATGTTGATTATGCGCGCTCGAAAAATATTCATGTAATCAATACACCGGCAGCTTCGTCAGCGTCTGTGGCAGAATTGGTTTTTGCGCATTTGTTCAGTGGGGCAAGATTTTTACAGGATTCGAATCGAAAAATGCCTTTGGTTGGCGACACGCAATTTAATCAGTTAAAAAAATCATACGGGAAGGGAATTGAACTTCGCGGTAAAACCATTGGCATTGTGGGGATGGGAAGAATCGGCCAGGAGGTTGCCAGAATTGCTTTAGGACTTGGAATGCGTGTTGTAGCCGCTGACAATAATATCGGAAGAGCCAGCATTAAAGTTAAATTTTATAATAATCAGTTCATCAATGTTGATATCGAAACGGAACCGTTGGAAGATGTTTTGAAACACGCGGATTTTTTAACTCTTCATGTTCCGGCTCAAAAAGGCGGCAGCATGATTGGGGTAGAAGAAATAAATAAAATGAAAGACGGCGCGGTGATTGTGAATTGCAGCAGAGGTGGAGTGGTCGATGAGCACGCTCTTATCGGTGCTTTAAATTCAGGAAAAATTGCTTTCGCAGGATTAGATGTTTTCACGAATGAACCAACGCCTTCAAAAGAAATTCTGAACCATCCCAAAATTTCTCTGAGTCCGCACACAGGAGCATCTACCGTAGAAGCGCAGGACCGGATAGGGCTTTCTCTTGCCGAACAGATTTGCAGTATTTTACAGACTTATTAA
- a CDS encoding LNS2 domain-containing protein has product MELEYKNHLSPMLKGEMKNYLIDIDGTVTDDIPNEEPERMITAEPYPDALETINRWYGQGHIICFFTSRTENLKQITIDWLDKHGFKYHSVLCGKPRGGNYHWIDNHIVKATRYKGKFTDMVEKTETIEVFND; this is encoded by the coding sequence ATGGAACTGGAATATAAAAATCATTTGAGCCCAATGCTGAAAGGAGAGATGAAGAATTATTTAATTGATATCGATGGTACGGTTACCGATGATATTCCCAATGAAGAACCGGAAAGAATGATTACCGCCGAACCTTATCCGGATGCGTTGGAAACCATTAACAGATGGTACGGTCAAGGTCACATTATATGTTTCTTCACTTCCAGAACCGAAAATTTAAAACAGATTACCATCGACTGGCTCGATAAACACGGCTTCAAATATCACAGTGTTTTGTGTGGGAAACCACGCGGTGGAAATTACCACTGGATTGACAATCATATTGTAAAGGCAACAAGGTATAAAGGCAAGTTTACGGATATGGTAGAAAAAACAGAAACGATTGAAGTTTTTAATGATTAA
- the idi gene encoding isopentenyl-diphosphate Delta-isomerase gives MEEQVVLISENDEVLGLMDKMQAHENGILHRAFSVFLFNDQGEVLLQKRAAEKYHSPNQWTNAVCSHPRVNETYLEAAQRRLKEELGIEGMELTPRFHFIYKADVGGNLWEHELDHVFTGTYNGDFTLNAEEVSEVRFITMEALDQEMHSNPENFTEWFKIILGEYKDRL, from the coding sequence ATGGAAGAACAAGTAGTTTTAATCTCAGAAAATGATGAAGTTCTGGGATTAATGGATAAAATGCAGGCCCACGAAAACGGAATTTTACACCGGGCTTTTTCGGTTTTTTTATTTAATGATCAGGGAGAAGTCCTTTTGCAAAAAAGAGCCGCCGAAAAATACCACTCCCCCAATCAATGGACGAATGCCGTCTGCTCGCACCCAAGAGTGAATGAAACCTATCTGGAAGCTGCACAGCGCAGATTAAAAGAAGAATTGGGAATTGAAGGAATGGAACTGACTCCAAGATTTCATTTCATCTATAAAGCAGATGTGGGCGGAAATCTCTGGGAACACGAACTCGACCATGTTTTTACCGGAACTTATAACGGTGATTTTACTTTGAACGCAGAAGAAGTTTCTGAAGTTCGATTTATCACAATGGAAGCACTCGATCAGGAAATGCACTCGAATCCGGAAAATTTCACTGAATGGTTTAAGATTATTCTGGGGGAATATAAGGATCGGTTGTAG